One Hordeum vulgare subsp. vulgare chromosome 4H, MorexV3_pseudomolecules_assembly, whole genome shotgun sequence DNA window includes the following coding sequences:
- the LOC123450507 gene encoding uncharacterized protein LOC123450507: MWRHPSVAVLGQPPAATPSSLWSRATAVNPLFSPDREMESSRSCLLAPATCTPRRSTKPATVPVLAAQSIPRCPSTTSWSSTSRAHLAVLARLHAGILLSCSSRPLAVVRRWPWLPHEASLAVAFGPPPARSRHGLMDITGSNCRRRWSPPPCTGQKPNACELLVPDRGLPYVLLPPSPVSHHRSVLDSFLHMSLFSVPLFIFNKHLPVEFASIASLSS; the protein is encoded by the exons ATGTGGCGCCATCCTAGCGTCGCCGTCCTCGGACAACCGCCGGCAGCGACCCCCTCTTCTCTCTGGAGCAGAGCCACCGCCGTCAATCCCCTGTTTTCGCCGGACAGGGAGATGGAGAG CTCCCGATCGTGCCTCCTCGCGCCCGCAACCTGcacacctcgccggagcaccaaaCCAGCAACAGTTCCCGTGCTTGCAGCCCAATCCATTCCGCGGTGCCCGAGCACCACCTCTTGGAGCTCGACCTCTCGCGCTCACCTCGCCGTCCTCGCACGCCTGCATGCTGGCATCCTCCTGTCCTGCTCAAGCAGACCTCTCGCCGTGGTGAG GAGATGGCCATGGCTACCCCATGAAGCTTCTCTGGCGGTCGCCTTCGGCCCGCCTCCGGCCAG GAGTCGCCATGGACTGATGGACATCACTGGAAGCAACTGCCGCCGTCGCTGGTCGCCTCCACCCTGTACCGGCCAAAAACCAAACGCGTGCGAGCTCCTCGTCCCAGATCGAGGCCTTCCCTATGTTCTCTTGCCTCCCTCGCCCGTTTCCCACCATCGTTCAGTCCTAGATTCATTCTTGCACATGAGCTTATTTAGTGTGCCACTGTTTATTTTCAACAAACACCTGCCAGTCGAATTTGCTAGCATAGCCAGCCTCAGTTCATGA